A section of the Streptomyces sp. Je 1-369 genome encodes:
- a CDS encoding sensor histidine kinase, producing MESLVERVLGPAAPGERLRTDAVFALAMAVSAVVVVQVVRDNGRTPDVLGWALLLVAHVVVVWRRRAPVRVMVTLMAILLAYHSLDNNHTAPMAVSMAALFTVASRTRPRNTLLIGIGVMGIMLSVKFSEGMAEGAESLRISGWIVAFLLLGVYVRIHRQYVASVVERAERAERTREEEARRRVAEERLRVARDLHDLLAHSITLVGVQTSVAAHVLSADPDRLDRAAVAKALDDVAETCRTARGELRATLQVLRSGSDDDEDGAGAAEARGPLPGLDGLPDLADAARTSGARVELAVAECRAPAAVGAAAYRIVQEALTNVVRHAGPGSTVRVSVRAEDAALCVRVADDGRGARSQGDGHAPGFGLLGMRERARTVGGTLDAGPRPEGGFLVSAVLPLAPVSLGGLS from the coding sequence GTGGAATCTCTCGTCGAGCGCGTACTCGGCCCGGCCGCCCCCGGCGAACGGCTGCGCACGGACGCGGTGTTCGCCCTCGCGATGGCCGTGAGCGCCGTCGTGGTCGTGCAGGTGGTGCGGGACAACGGGCGGACGCCCGACGTGCTCGGCTGGGCGCTGCTGCTCGTCGCGCACGTCGTCGTCGTGTGGCGGCGCCGCGCCCCGGTGCGCGTCATGGTCACCCTGATGGCGATCCTGCTGGCCTACCACTCCCTGGACAACAACCACACCGCGCCCATGGCCGTGTCGATGGCCGCGCTGTTCACCGTGGCCTCCCGCACCCGGCCCCGCAACACGCTCCTCATCGGCATCGGCGTCATGGGCATCATGCTGAGCGTGAAGTTCAGCGAAGGCATGGCCGAGGGCGCGGAGTCCCTGCGGATCTCCGGCTGGATCGTCGCGTTCCTGCTGCTCGGCGTGTACGTGCGCATCCACCGGCAGTACGTCGCCTCCGTGGTGGAGCGGGCCGAGCGCGCCGAACGCACCCGCGAGGAGGAGGCGCGCCGCCGGGTCGCGGAGGAACGGCTGCGGGTCGCCCGCGACCTCCACGACCTGCTCGCGCACAGCATCACGCTCGTCGGCGTCCAGACGTCCGTCGCCGCGCACGTCCTGTCCGCCGACCCGGACCGGCTCGACCGTGCCGCGGTCGCGAAGGCGCTCGACGACGTCGCGGAGACCTGCCGTACGGCTCGCGGCGAACTCCGCGCCACACTCCAGGTGTTGCGGTCCGGCTCCGACGACGACGAGGACGGGGCGGGCGCGGCCGAGGCGCGCGGGCCGCTGCCCGGCCTCGACGGCCTGCCCGACCTCGCCGACGCGGCCCGCACCTCGGGCGCCCGCGTCGAGCTCGCGGTGGCGGAGTGCCGGGCACCGGCCGCCGTGGGCGCCGCGGCCTACCGCATCGTGCAGGAGGCGCTCACCAATGTCGTACGGCACGCGGGGCCCGGCAGCACCGTGCGGGTGTCGGTGCGCGCCGAGGACGCGGCGCTGTGCGTGCGGGTCGCGGACGACGGGAGGGGCGCGCGCTCCCAAGGGGACGGGCACGCGCCGGGGTTCGGGCTTCTCGGCATGCGGGAGCGGGCCCGCACGGTCGGTGGCACCCTGGACGCGGGCCCGCGGCCCGAAGGGGGTTTCCTGGTGTCCGCGGTGCTTCCGCTCGCACCCGTTTCCCTGGGAGGTCTGTCGTGA
- a CDS encoding MMPL family transporter, protein MEAVRTKAAPARRRRAVPWVFLGLWIVVLAVASPFASKLADVQKDRAVDYLPASASSTEVARLQEKLPGGEATELVLVYHRDGGLTAADRRTAADQVAEVAEAHELVGKPEAVPSEDGTTLMYPVASTEPGQDEDKRDALVNGVRDIAHGEGGLSVDVGGAGALDTDASEVYNSLGGPLLYTTAGVVALLLIVIYRSPFLWLVPLAVAGVADYLAMGVAYGLNQGFGTSVTGQSSGIMTILVFGAGTDYALLLVSRYREELRKVERPYDAMVAALRGCGPAVLASSGTVAAGLLCLLAADLNSSRGMGPLGTVGVLCALVTMLTLLPAVLVLLGRRVFWPLVPAFGSTPKQRRGLFAAMGGSAGRRPLTVLASGAVLLGALALGAFNLPGALKQEDSFTKTPESVSAVQTLATAYPEQGTQPITVMTPDGRAGESLARIRDTEGVGGAERGRTAEGWTEITVTAASAPESAGETATIEALRDGLDGSYVGGPSAQQLDLQDTNVRDRNIVVPLVLGAVLLVLVALLRSIVAPLLLLAAVVAVWGASLGIAGLVLEPLFGFEGTDPGLGLLSFVFLVALGVDYGIFLMHRMREECLNGAEPGAAALTALRTTGGVIASAGLVLAATFAVLTNMPLVQLVELGFVIAVGVLLDTFLVRTYLVTSASVALGRKVWWPGPLSRRAAAAPPPAHEAEPVRVPSP, encoded by the coding sequence ATGGAGGCCGTACGGACCAAGGCCGCACCGGCGCGGCGACGGCGCGCCGTGCCCTGGGTGTTTCTGGGGCTGTGGATCGTCGTGCTCGCGGTCGCCTCACCGTTCGCGTCGAAGCTCGCCGACGTCCAGAAGGACCGGGCCGTCGACTACCTTCCGGCGAGCGCGTCCTCCACCGAAGTCGCCCGGTTGCAGGAGAAGCTGCCGGGCGGCGAGGCCACCGAGCTCGTGCTCGTGTACCACCGGGACGGCGGTCTCACCGCCGCCGACCGGAGGACCGCCGCGGACCAGGTCGCCGAGGTCGCCGAGGCCCACGAACTCGTGGGCAAGCCCGAGGCCGTGCCCTCCGAGGACGGCACCACCCTCATGTACCCCGTCGCGAGCACCGAGCCGGGGCAGGACGAGGACAAGCGGGACGCGCTGGTCAACGGCGTGCGGGACATCGCGCACGGCGAGGGCGGGCTGAGCGTCGACGTCGGCGGGGCGGGGGCCCTCGACACCGACGCGAGTGAGGTCTACAACTCGCTCGGCGGACCCCTGCTCTACACCACCGCGGGCGTCGTCGCGCTGCTCCTCATCGTCATCTACCGCAGTCCCTTCCTGTGGCTCGTGCCGCTCGCCGTCGCGGGCGTCGCCGACTATCTGGCGATGGGCGTCGCGTACGGCCTGAACCAGGGCTTCGGGACGTCGGTCACCGGACAGAGCTCGGGCATCATGACCATCCTCGTGTTCGGCGCGGGCACGGACTACGCGCTGCTCCTCGTCTCCCGCTACCGGGAGGAACTGCGCAAGGTCGAGCGGCCCTACGACGCCATGGTCGCCGCCCTGCGCGGCTGCGGGCCCGCCGTCCTCGCGTCCTCCGGCACCGTCGCCGCCGGACTGCTCTGCCTCCTCGCCGCCGACCTCAACAGCAGCCGCGGCATGGGCCCGCTCGGCACCGTCGGCGTGCTGTGCGCGCTCGTGACCATGCTGACGCTGCTGCCCGCCGTGCTCGTCCTGCTCGGACGGCGCGTGTTCTGGCCGCTCGTGCCCGCCTTCGGCAGCACCCCCAAGCAGCGGCGCGGCCTCTTCGCCGCGATGGGCGGCTCCGCGGGGCGCAGGCCGCTCACCGTGCTCGCGAGCGGAGCCGTACTGCTCGGCGCGCTCGCCCTCGGCGCGTTCAACCTGCCGGGCGCCCTCAAGCAGGAGGACTCCTTCACCAAGACCCCCGAGTCCGTCTCCGCTGTGCAGACCCTCGCCACCGCCTACCCCGAGCAGGGCACCCAGCCCATCACCGTGATGACCCCGGACGGGCGGGCCGGCGAATCCCTGGCGCGCATCCGCGACACGGAGGGCGTCGGCGGCGCCGAGCGGGGACGTACCGCCGAAGGCTGGACCGAGATCACCGTCACCGCGGCGTCCGCGCCCGAGTCCGCGGGCGAGACCGCGACCATCGAGGCGCTGCGGGACGGGCTCGACGGGTCGTACGTGGGCGGGCCGAGCGCCCAGCAACTCGACTTGCAGGACACCAACGTCCGCGACCGGAACATCGTCGTACCGCTCGTCCTCGGCGCCGTCCTGCTCGTTCTCGTGGCCCTGCTGCGCAGCATCGTCGCGCCGCTGCTGCTGCTCGCCGCGGTCGTCGCGGTGTGGGGCGCCTCGCTCGGCATCGCGGGCCTCGTCCTCGAGCCGCTCTTCGGGTTCGAGGGCACCGACCCGGGCCTCGGGCTGCTGTCCTTCGTCTTCCTCGTCGCACTCGGCGTGGACTACGGGATCTTCCTGATGCACCGGATGAGGGAGGAGTGCCTGAACGGCGCCGAACCGGGCGCCGCCGCGCTCACCGCGCTGCGCACCACCGGCGGCGTCATCGCCTCCGCGGGACTCGTCCTCGCCGCCACGTTCGCGGTGCTGACCAACATGCCGCTGGTCCAACTCGTCGAGCTGGGTTTCGTGATCGCCGTCGGCGTCCTGCTCGACACCTTCCTGGTCCGCACGTACCTGGTGACGAGCGCGAGCGTCGCACTCGGCAGGAAGGTGTGGTGGCCCGGACCGCTGTCCCGGCGTGCCGCGGCCGCGCCGCCGCCGGCCCACGAGGCCGAGCCCGTCCGGGTCCCCTCGCCTTGA
- a CDS encoding tetratricopeptide repeat protein, giving the protein MPKDGARWATVILLDTLAFAGVFVLFYATRVPLLPAAEEGRIAVGVAAATVVATIGGTAGAAWVGRAVVDSAHIAAPRPDPESGPEPSPTDVLVRMGELPVRPRGFQPREDLLAGLQQAADEPGLTVVHAVTGARGVGKTQLAAAYARRRIVEGWPVVAWIAAESGGRLASGLAELADRLGVRAPGDDVAAAARASLGWIGAHPDLPCLIVVDNATDPDEVAAWLPVAGRAQVVVTTTVRSFGNIAGALVDVDVFTEEEALDFLRERSECGSPDGAAELAAELGCLPLALAQAAEVIRGRGVGYRGYLERLRAYPVREVLARAPGDRYPHRVGEAILLAVEGAEGRRGDGLVRVLLDALSVLSPDGVPRELLAGAVGGRDPGAVDDVLGALVDASLITRVGGDAVAVHRLVQRVLRERARQEGTLDRAAHLVVEYLDDRLVPSVDAWRLRERGRQLADQIEALWSALRPEVAARGAGAMEPLIDLRRWVAAEHLVEVGDLARALREAREIVAVCDAAPDAAGPVTVSALDTLGDVCARAGRVTEAVTVRRRRLELLEAAADPDEREVCLAREDLADACRAAGSFEPAVSLYETVVRDAERLFGPQHAVTLSVRGHLARSYAAAGRLADAIALSERLRSELTERVRADASPGAAPDSARELWPWRTLADAYGSAGRAEEGVSLLRQFLAERVQAEGEDAPETVHARHALALNCISAGRYDEALTEARRAAADAVRVFGDVAEDTADIRDTVALCLLRLDHDEEAIDLHRRIVADLTELLGPDHRGVLSARLNLARALDKGLHESESYQVHRDVLADCTRLLGPDHPDTLEARAQYIDGCASVGRTAEAVAMAREVLADAEAVFGPTHRRVLAIRLDLAAVLVVEGRGAEAVTLLRRALVDTTRALGAGHPQALRVRAHLARALSGLGRWTESCALREENVTELTRLYGEDDVEAVRSRGALAVSYGECGRYEEALALHRRVLDDMMRLRGSDHGETLMARRSLAWAHETLWRYPEQAELLKESLAESLRVYGVDHPVTLAVRGEYASALARMAKWREMRRAARGLHASYLRILGPDHPYTVNALSRAAYLLRRRQRRIRALTVRRRVLAAYERHSGPLSGEAVAARRSLGAAYVSVGLVWKNVTLQRRLLDDLTEEFGPGHPWTLAQRNWWATSALRHSGRWREALTVMRELVADYERLHGPEHRWTLEARLELGRMARRTGRGHTAVTELAALVADHERLHGPDHAWTWLARTSHAYALLWSLHPRRAGDRYGVLLHDATRIFGPRSLQVRTVGRRYVLLCLGTGRWNRLREALRILRGE; this is encoded by the coding sequence GTGCCCAAGGACGGGGCCCGCTGGGCGACCGTGATCCTCCTGGACACCCTGGCGTTCGCCGGGGTGTTCGTCCTGTTCTACGCGACGCGCGTGCCGCTGCTGCCCGCCGCGGAGGAGGGCCGGATCGCCGTCGGCGTCGCGGCGGCGACCGTCGTGGCGACGATCGGGGGGACGGCGGGGGCGGCGTGGGTGGGGCGGGCCGTGGTCGACAGCGCGCACATCGCGGCGCCGCGACCCGACCCCGAGTCCGGCCCCGAGCCGAGCCCCACCGATGTGCTCGTCCGCATGGGTGAACTACCCGTCCGCCCCCGTGGCTTCCAGCCCCGCGAAGACCTCCTCGCGGGCCTCCAGCAGGCGGCGGACGAACCCGGCCTCACCGTCGTGCACGCCGTCACCGGCGCGCGCGGGGTCGGCAAGACACAGCTCGCCGCGGCCTACGCGCGGCGCCGCATCGTGGAGGGCTGGCCCGTCGTCGCGTGGATCGCGGCGGAGAGCGGCGGCCGCCTCGCCTCGGGCCTCGCCGAACTCGCCGACCGGCTCGGCGTGCGCGCCCCCGGCGACGACGTGGCCGCCGCGGCCCGCGCCTCCCTCGGCTGGATCGGCGCCCACCCCGACCTGCCCTGCCTGATCGTCGTCGACAACGCGACGGACCCCGACGAGGTCGCCGCATGGCTCCCCGTCGCGGGGCGTGCGCAGGTCGTCGTGACGACGACGGTGCGGTCCTTCGGGAACATCGCGGGCGCGCTGGTCGACGTCGACGTGTTCACGGAGGAGGAGGCGCTGGACTTCCTGCGCGAGCGGTCGGAGTGCGGGTCGCCGGACGGGGCGGCGGAACTCGCCGCCGAGCTCGGCTGCCTGCCGCTGGCCCTCGCCCAGGCCGCGGAGGTGATCCGGGGGAGGGGGGTCGGATACCGGGGGTATCTGGAGCGGCTGCGGGCCTATCCCGTACGGGAGGTGCTGGCCAGAGCGCCGGGGGACCGGTATCCGCATCGGGTGGGGGAGGCGATTCTGCTGGCGGTGGAGGGGGCGGAGGGGCGGCGCGGGGACGGGCTCGTCCGGGTGCTGCTGGACGCGCTGTCCGTGCTGTCGCCCGACGGGGTGCCGCGTGAGCTGCTCGCCGGGGCGGTGGGGGGCCGGGACCCCGGGGCGGTTGACGACGTCCTCGGCGCGCTCGTCGACGCGTCGCTCATCACGCGCGTCGGCGGCGACGCGGTCGCCGTGCACCGGCTCGTGCAGCGGGTGCTGCGGGAGCGGGCGCGGCAGGAAGGGACGTTGGACCGGGCGGCCCATCTGGTCGTGGAGTACCTCGACGACCGGTTGGTGCCGTCGGTGGACGCGTGGCGGCTGCGTGAGCGGGGACGACAGCTCGCCGATCAGATCGAGGCACTGTGGAGCGCGCTGCGGCCGGAGGTGGCGGCGCGCGGCGCGGGCGCCATGGAGCCGCTGATCGACCTGCGGAGGTGGGTGGCCGCGGAGCACCTCGTCGAGGTGGGCGACCTGGCGCGGGCGCTGCGCGAGGCCAGGGAGATCGTGGCCGTGTGCGACGCGGCCCCGGACGCCGCCGGGCCGGTCACCGTGTCCGCCCTGGACACCCTGGGGGACGTCTGCGCGCGGGCGGGCCGCGTCACAGAGGCCGTCACGGTCCGCCGCAGGCGTCTGGAACTGCTGGAGGCCGCGGCGGACCCCGACGAGCGCGAGGTCTGCCTGGCCCGTGAGGACCTGGCCGACGCCTGCCGGGCGGCGGGCAGTTTCGAACCCGCGGTGTCCCTGTACGAGACCGTGGTGCGCGACGCCGAGCGGCTGTTCGGTCCCCAGCACGCGGTCACCCTCTCCGTCCGCGGCCATCTGGCGCGCTCCTACGCCGCCGCGGGCCGCCTCGCCGACGCCATCGCCCTCTCCGAACGCCTGCGCTCCGAGCTCACGGAACGGGTCCGCGCCGACGCCTCGCCGGGAGCCGCCCCCGACAGCGCCCGGGAACTGTGGCCCTGGCGGACGCTCGCGGACGCCTACGGATCGGCGGGCCGGGCGGAGGAAGGCGTGTCGCTGCTCCGGCAGTTCCTCGCGGAGCGCGTGCAGGCGGAGGGGGAGGACGCCCCCGAGACCGTCCACGCCCGGCACGCCCTCGCCCTGAACTGCATCTCCGCGGGCCGGTACGACGAGGCGCTGACGGAGGCCCGGCGCGCCGCGGCCGACGCCGTCCGGGTCTTCGGCGACGTCGCCGAGGACACCGCGGACATCAGGGACACCGTCGCGCTCTGTCTGCTGCGGTTGGACCACGACGAGGAGGCCATCGACCTGCACCGGCGGATCGTGGCAGACCTGACCGAGCTGCTCGGCCCGGACCACCGGGGTGTCCTCTCCGCGCGGCTGAACCTGGCGCGTGCCCTGGACAAGGGACTGCACGAGAGCGAGTCCTACCAGGTCCACCGCGACGTACTCGCCGACTGCACGCGCCTGTTGGGGCCGGACCATCCGGACACCCTCGAAGCGCGGGCCCAGTACATCGACGGCTGCGCCTCGGTGGGGCGCACCGCGGAGGCGGTCGCCATGGCGCGGGAGGTGCTCGCCGACGCGGAAGCCGTCTTCGGTCCCACGCACCGCCGCGTTCTCGCCATCCGTCTCGACCTCGCCGCGGTGCTCGTCGTCGAGGGGCGGGGCGCGGAGGCCGTCACGCTGCTGAGGCGTGCGCTGGTGGACACCACGCGGGCCCTCGGCGCCGGCCATCCGCAGGCCCTGCGGGTGCGCGCGCATCTCGCCCGCGCCCTGAGCGGCCTCGGCCGCTGGACGGAGAGCTGCGCGCTGCGGGAGGAGAACGTCACCGAGCTGACCCGGCTGTACGGGGAGGACGATGTGGAGGCGGTGCGGTCGCGCGGCGCTCTCGCTGTCTCCTACGGGGAGTGCGGACGGTACGAGGAGGCCTTGGCGCTGCACCGCCGGGTACTGGACGACATGATGCGGCTGCGCGGCTCCGACCACGGCGAAACCCTCATGGCGCGCCGCAGCCTGGCCTGGGCCCACGAAACGCTGTGGCGCTACCCGGAGCAGGCGGAGCTCCTGAAGGAATCCCTCGCCGAGAGTCTGCGGGTGTACGGCGTGGACCACCCCGTGACGCTCGCCGTCAGGGGCGAGTACGCGTCGGCCCTCGCCAGGATGGCGAAGTGGCGTGAGATGCGACGTGCCGCACGTGGGTTGCACGCGTCCTACCTGCGCATCCTCGGCCCCGACCACCCCTACACCGTCAACGCGCTCAGCAGGGCCGCGTACCTCCTCCGCAGACGCCAGCGCCGCATCCGAGCACTCACCGTCCGCAGACGGGTCCTCGCCGCGTACGAACGCCACTCGGGCCCCCTGAGCGGGGAGGCCGTCGCCGCCCGCCGCAGCCTCGGAGCCGCCTACGTCTCCGTAGGCCTGGTGTGGAAGAACGTCACCCTCCAGCGGCGCCTGCTCGACGACCTCACCGAGGAGTTCGGCCCCGGTCACCCGTGGACGCTCGCCCAGCGGAACTGGTGGGCGACCAGTGCCCTGCGCCACTCCGGCCGTTGGCGTGAGGCGCTGACCGTCATGCGGGAACTCGTCGCCGACTACGAGCGGCTCCACGGCCCCGAGCACCGGTGGACCCTCGAAGCCCGCCTGGAGCTCGGCCGGATGGCCCGCCGCACCGGCCGCGGCCACACCGCTGTGACGGAGCTCGCCGCCCTCGTCGCCGACCACGAGCGCCTGCACGGCCCGGACCACGCCTGGACCTGGCTGGCCCGCACGAGTCACGCGTACGCCCTGCTCTGGTCCCTCCACCCCCGCCGCGCCGGGGACCGCTACGGCGTCCTCCTCCACGACGCCACCCGCATCTTCGGCCCCCGCAGCCTCCAGGTCAGGACCGTCGGGCGGCGGTACGTCCTCCTCTGCCTCGGCACCGGGCGCTGGAACCGCCTCCGGGAGGCCCTGCGCATACTCCGCGGGGAGTAA
- a CDS encoding TerB family tellurite resistance protein — translation MLPDRGRNGRNSRIPAKPVSRGRALCRSVIGMNTAWDAVGDGEFFCPACGGDRNYQRLTGRRRFVLLGVPVVPRGTRGPVIQCAACQDLFDPDVLDHPTTTRLSAMLRDAVHTIVLAVLSTGGTGSRPVLETAVCALQGAGHEDCTEDRLVALVDALAMDAGRATEPDCGPGLAIELHEALGPLAPHLAPAGRDALLLQGARIALADGPYTPAERDVLSTAGCALTICSEDVTRLLATARTPS, via the coding sequence ATGCTGCCAGATCGGGGACGAAACGGCCGGAATTCCCGCATCCCCGCCAAGCCGGTCTCACGCGGGCGAGCGCTGTGCAGGAGCGTGATCGGCATGAACACGGCCTGGGACGCCGTCGGCGACGGCGAGTTCTTCTGCCCGGCGTGCGGCGGAGACCGCAACTACCAGCGCCTCACGGGCCGGCGCCGCTTCGTCCTGCTCGGCGTGCCCGTCGTGCCGCGCGGCACCCGCGGCCCCGTCATCCAGTGCGCCGCCTGCCAGGACCTGTTCGACCCGGACGTCCTGGACCACCCCACCACCACCCGGCTCTCCGCGATGCTCCGCGACGCCGTCCACACGATCGTCCTCGCGGTCCTCTCCACGGGCGGCACGGGCTCGCGCCCGGTCCTCGAAACCGCCGTCTGCGCGTTGCAGGGCGCGGGGCACGAGGACTGCACCGAGGACCGGCTCGTCGCCCTCGTCGACGCACTCGCCATGGACGCCGGGCGCGCCACCGAGCCCGACTGCGGTCCCGGCCTCGCCATCGAACTCCACGAGGCGCTCGGCCCGCTGGCCCCGCACCTCGCCCCCGCGGGCCGCGACGCGCTGCTCCTCCAGGGCGCGCGCATCGCCCTCGCCGACGGCCCCTACACCCCCGCCGAACGCGACGTACTCAGCACGGCGGGCTGCGCCCTCACGATCTGCTCGGAGGACGTGACCCGGCTCCTCGCGACGGCACGGACCCCGTCCTGA